In Methanobacterium paludis, the following proteins share a genomic window:
- a CDS encoding STT3 domain-containing protein codes for MSIKEFLSKYKVFIIIILLFLMVFSLRAEAGFIPGASDQMKAYYEDGNGLPYFSEMDSYYNYRMTADFIAYGHLGETKINGTDWDTLSYAPEGRSAEYSPLIVYLTAFVYKVANLFAKVPLTAVAFWMAAFIASLCVIPAYLFIRRLTNDYGGIVAALLVGLAPFYFSHTFAGFFDTDMFNILLPLLVAWFFVESVRAKEIKNRAIFAVLSAVSLLLFSMAWEGWWYIFYILIAAVVIYLPVSRYLFNIKTKPLSEYPNKKEWFLDQHEIFSLAVFLVLGSILIILVSGWSGFVGSLTGSVSITQLQSSVTAGTSYPNVFVSVGEMQVPTLDAAIAGVGGIAPVVFAILGVFLLFWQLKPKTEKKDNKPKKSGKKSSKRKNKSKRNRKAKENDGTKENENKINGPISGKDRKNYLFYGILFSLWLIIIAYALTKGQRFGEPFAIPVALSAGIFVGFVATYVKEHVANQGYRYIITALVVIIAVYSPIVSDYSVASSIVPGTDDSMVASLSWINQNTSNDTVITSWWDYGHLFTAVADRPVTFDGGSQTGARAYWVGKALLTNNETLSAGILKMLSTSGDQGYLTLENYTKDTGKSTEILNNILGVDKATAQTILTTQYGLTTDQAQNVLKYTHPDNPTPDVLITSSDMIGKALWWSYFGSWNFTSNNGTASGYSAAQANATTVNNTTVLIGSNAVVAQVNGSNITAGVINTNELQSQENTTSSSVLYNEILTELKGGNGSLVLKPHKLMVINNGNLTEQIVSNDSSFSILVIGENSTYITVAMSKELEDSMFTRLYFMGGAGLTHFNMSYAQPGVMVWKVS; via the coding sequence ATGAGTATAAAAGAATTTTTATCCAAATATAAAGTGTTCATAATCATCATTTTATTGTTTTTGATGGTTTTTTCACTTAGGGCAGAAGCAGGCTTTATTCCTGGCGCATCTGACCAGATGAAAGCCTATTATGAGGATGGAAATGGACTTCCATACTTCAGTGAGATGGATTCTTATTACAATTATCGTATGACTGCAGATTTCATTGCTTATGGCCATTTAGGTGAAACTAAAATAAATGGTACGGATTGGGATACGCTTTCATATGCTCCGGAAGGTAGATCTGCCGAGTATTCGCCATTAATAGTTTATTTAACGGCATTTGTGTATAAAGTGGCAAATCTATTTGCAAAGGTACCTTTAACAGCGGTTGCCTTTTGGATGGCAGCTTTCATAGCATCTCTATGTGTAATCCCCGCATATCTGTTCATAAGAAGACTTACAAATGATTATGGGGGAATAGTTGCAGCCTTACTTGTAGGGTTGGCACCTTTCTACTTTTCGCACACCTTTGCAGGATTTTTTGACACGGACATGTTTAACATACTTCTACCTCTACTTGTGGCGTGGTTCTTTGTTGAAAGTGTACGTGCAAAAGAAATTAAAAACAGAGCCATTTTCGCGGTTTTATCTGCAGTATCTCTGTTACTGTTCTCAATGGCATGGGAAGGATGGTGGTACATATTTTACATCTTGATAGCAGCGGTAGTCATTTACCTCCCAGTATCAAGATATCTCTTCAATATTAAGACCAAACCTCTAAGTGAATATCCAAACAAGAAAGAATGGTTCCTGGATCAGCATGAAATATTCTCTTTAGCAGTGTTCCTGGTTCTAGGTTCAATTCTTATAATACTTGTTTCAGGATGGAGTGGGTTTGTAGGATCTCTTACAGGTTCCGTTTCAATTACACAGTTACAGTCATCTGTAACTGCGGGAACTTCATATCCAAACGTCTTTGTATCTGTGGGGGAAATGCAGGTACCGACGTTAGATGCTGCTATAGCTGGAGTGGGTGGAATTGCACCCGTTGTATTTGCAATACTGGGGGTATTCCTGTTATTCTGGCAGCTAAAGCCTAAAACCGAGAAAAAGGATAATAAACCAAAAAAATCCGGTAAAAAATCCAGTAAACGAAAGAACAAATCCAAACGTAACAGGAAAGCGAAAGAAAATGATGGTACCAAAGAGAATGAAAATAAAATCAATGGACCTATAAGTGGAAAAGATAGGAAAAACTATCTTTTCTATGGGATATTATTCTCATTATGGCTTATAATAATTGCATACGCATTAACAAAAGGTCAAAGGTTTGGTGAACCGTTCGCAATACCTGTAGCACTTAGTGCCGGTATATTTGTTGGTTTCGTAGCAACTTACGTTAAGGAACATGTAGCTAATCAAGGATACCGCTATATAATAACTGCCTTAGTAGTAATCATTGCGGTATACAGCCCGATAGTCTCGGACTATAGCGTTGCTTCTTCGATTGTGCCAGGTACAGACGATTCAATGGTAGCGTCATTGTCATGGATAAATCAGAACACGTCAAACGATACGGTTATAACCTCATGGTGGGACTACGGCCACCTATTTACCGCAGTGGCAGATAGACCCGTAACTTTTGATGGAGGTTCTCAGACTGGTGCAAGAGCTTACTGGGTTGGAAAGGCACTACTGACTAACAATGAAACGCTTTCTGCGGGAATATTAAAGATGTTATCTACAAGCGGTGATCAGGGTTATCTGACACTTGAAAATTATACCAAGGATACTGGTAAGAGCACTGAGATATTGAACAATATTCTGGGTGTTGATAAAGCGACAGCACAGACTATACTAACAACCCAATATGGTTTAACTACAGATCAGGCTCAGAACGTCTTGAAATATACTCATCCAGATAATCCAACTCCTGATGTACTTATAACAAGCTCTGACATGATTGGAAAAGCGTTATGGTGGTCTTACTTTGGAAGTTGGAACTTCACGAGCAACAACGGAACTGCCTCGGGTTACTCTGCTGCACAGGCAAATGCAACAACAGTGAACAATACAACGGTACTTATAGGAAGTAATGCTGTTGTAGCTCAAGTTAATGGCTCCAATATTACAGCAGGAGTTATAAACACCAACGAACTTCAAAGTCAGGAGAACACCACAAGTTCTTCGGTTCTGTACAACGAGATCTTAACTGAGCTAAAAGGAGGCAATGGTTCACTTGTCTTGAAACCACACAAGCTCATGGTGATTAACAATGGAAATCTAACAGAACAGATTGTGTCCAATGACAGTTCTTTCTCCATCCTCGTGATTGGTGAGAACAGTACTTATATCACTGTAGCAATGAGTAAGGAACTTGAAGATTCCATGTTCACAAGGTTGTATTTCATGGGTGGTGCAGGTTTAACCCATTTCAATATGTCCTATGCGCAGCCTGGTGTGATGGTTTGGAAGGTAAGCTGA